CTGCCATTTTCACCTTCAGAGGATTACGGAAATGGATGAGTATCTTAATTGATTTTTTTATATTCCAATGACAGGATGCAAACAAGGAAATCATGCGTCCTCAAAAAAATATAAGAGTACAGTATGATTAAAATAAGAAAATCATATTATACAGGTGAGTAATCATGGAGAAGAAAAAAAGCACCGACGCACCGGGGAATGATAAAACGCTGGATCGCTTTGATATGGCGATTTTGCGTATTTTACAGCGCGATGGTTCAGTCTCCAATGTCGCCCTCGCAGATAAAATCAACCTGAGTCCTCCCGCCTGTTTACGCCGGGTTGAGCGCTTAAAAAAACTCGGTTTTATAAAGAACTATGTGGCCTTACTCGACCCATCCACCCTTAATGCCGGACTGGTGGTGATGATCGGCGTGGTACTGGATCGTTCAACGCCGGAATCATTTAAAGACTTCGAAGGCGCGGTCAGTAAAATAAGAGGCTGCATGGAGTGCCATATGGTCAGCGGCGAATTTGATTATATTATGTTAATTCGCACCGCTGATAATCAAAGTTTTAATAAACTCCATGCTGAGCAGCTGTTATTTCTTCCTGGCGTACGTCAGATTCGTTCTTTTATTGGACTGCGCGAAGTATTTTCCACCACACAAATACCTTTATGATTCTGCCTTGTCTTTTTCCGGGTCATAATCGCGATCCCCAGCGCAATAAGCAACGAACCTGCCAGTAACGATAGCGGCAGATCCTCATGCAGGGTGATGACAGAAACGATCAGCCCGGTGATCGGCACAAACAACATCATCGATGAAAGCGTGACACTGGACAGCCATGCACTGGCCGCATTGACAGCGCAGAAGCAAAAGGCCGTGGCCACCGGGCCGACAAACAACGTGATGGCCAGCAACGTACCGGAGTTATCGCCACTCCATCCCCCTTCAAACACCCATGTCAGCGGCAACAGCAGCAGCGAGGCAAGCAGCATCTGCCAGGGTGCCAGCTCAAAAGCGTTGAGGCGCGACCGATTACGACGTAAATGCAAAATACAAATCGCCCAGCACAATGAAGCCAGTAATAATAATCCATTGGCGACCAGTTGAGTCATATCATGCCAGTCGGTTGCCAGCGGATTAAATAACACCAGAATGCCGATAAAACCGGTAAAGGCACCGGATAACTGGAGCGTTGTTA
The window above is part of the Pantoea cypripedii genome. Proteins encoded here:
- a CDS encoding DMT family transporter; the protein is MTDNANKTKGIILLVVAIILWGCNWPVMKAGLSHITPLWFSTLRFSSSALVLFLLQYSTGKIRIPGRNEFPIIISVGVLQMMAFTALGCIAMSYLPAGKSAVLAYTTPLWVVPASVIFFREKLTTLQLSGAFTGFIGILVLFNPLATDWHDMTQLVANGLLLLASLCWAICILHLRRNRSRLNAFELAPWQMLLASLLLLPLTWVFEGGWSGDNSGTLLAITLFVGPVATAFCFCAVNAASAWLSSVTLSSMMLFVPITGLIVSVITLHEDLPLSLLAGSLLIALGIAIMTRKKTRQNHKGICVVENTSRSPIKERI
- a CDS encoding Lrp/AsnC family transcriptional regulator → MEKKKSTDAPGNDKTLDRFDMAILRILQRDGSVSNVALADKINLSPPACLRRVERLKKLGFIKNYVALLDPSTLNAGLVVMIGVVLDRSTPESFKDFEGAVSKIRGCMECHMVSGEFDYIMLIRTADNQSFNKLHAEQLLFLPGVRQIRSFIGLREVFSTTQIPL